The Bacillota bacterium LX-D genome has a window encoding:
- a CDS encoding NAD-dependent protein deacylase, with amino-acid sequence MIVSIEKLKSIIQNSSNIVFFGGAGVSTESNIPDFRSEKGIYKIKSKYAHSPEVMLSHSFFVQHTEEFYDFYRNMMIFKDAKPNAAHFALAELEQRGQLKAVITQNIDGLHQLAGSRQVLELHGSVHRNYCTKCNKFFPLDYILASSSIPKCDVCGAIVKPDVVLYEEALDNKVLEEAVKYISQADVLIVGGTSLVVYPAAGLVRYYGGKKLVLINKSATSYDDAANLVINDIIGKVLGKVVR; translated from the coding sequence ATGATTGTGAGTATTGAAAAACTAAAATCTATAATCCAAAATAGTTCTAATATTGTTTTTTTTGGTGGTGCCGGAGTTTCAACAGAAAGCAATATCCCGGATTTTAGATCTGAAAAGGGCATTTATAAGATTAAAAGTAAATATGCTCATTCTCCGGAAGTAATGTTAAGTCATAGCTTTTTTGTCCAGCATACAGAAGAGTTTTACGATTTTTATCGCAACATGATGATTTTTAAAGATGCCAAACCAAATGCCGCTCATTTTGCTTTGGCTGAACTTGAGCAAAGAGGACAACTGAAAGCCGTAATTACCCAAAATATTGATGGGTTACATCAGCTTGCTGGGTCTCGGCAGGTTTTAGAACTTCATGGCTCTGTACATCGAAACTATTGTACAAAATGCAACAAATTTTTTCCTTTAGACTATATTCTAGCAAGCTCTTCCATACCCAAATGTGACGTATGCGGGGCTATTGTTAAACCAGACGTTGTTTTATATGAAGAAGCCTTAGATAATAAGGTTCTAGAAGAAGCAGTAAAGTATATTTCCCAGGCAGACGTTCTAATTGTAGGGGGCACTTCTTTAGTAGTTTATCCTGCTGCAGGTTTAGTCCGGTATTATGGAGGCAAGAAATTGGTTTTAATTAATAAATCAGCTACTTCCTACGATGATGCTGCTAATTTGGTAATTAATGATATCATTGGAAAAGTTTTAGGTAAAGTAGTAAGATAA
- a CDS encoding DMT family transporter gives MHHERKGALLVIASAIFIGTEAIFTKLCYASGLNLWTMLTIRYLISSVILVAIASTLGHTLKLKNISWPNLSIVLTAYLVTVALLSKAYYYLPASLAIMFFFAYPTITAIMVYFINGEIISKVKLIALIMSTFGLILLLWSSWTNIKVIGIYLALGAALCNTFYLIFSNRVLKEISESSLTAWLYIVGTFVFSIVGLSSGEITLSFAWQGWVYVACLSIISSVLATLAFFSGLKLIGPSLAAIISATEPPVTAFLAFLVFGEVLTGIQLFGALLIIFAVILPQIRGRK, from the coding sequence ATGCATCACGAAAGAAAAGGAGCATTGCTGGTTATTGCTTCGGCTATATTTATTGGAACGGAAGCTATTTTTACGAAGCTGTGCTATGCTAGCGGTCTTAATCTCTGGACCATGCTTACCATCCGTTATCTAATATCTTCAGTTATTCTTGTTGCTATTGCTTCGACTCTTGGACATACTTTAAAACTCAAAAATATATCTTGGCCTAACTTAAGTATAGTTCTTACAGCCTATCTAGTTACAGTAGCCCTCTTATCTAAGGCGTATTATTATTTGCCTGCTTCTTTGGCAATTATGTTTTTTTTCGCCTATCCAACTATTACAGCAATAATGGTTTATTTTATTAATGGAGAAATAATTAGCAAGGTAAAATTAATTGCCTTAATAATGTCTACCTTTGGACTTATATTATTACTTTGGAGTTCCTGGACAAATATTAAAGTAATTGGGATTTACTTGGCCTTGGGTGCTGCTTTGTGCAATACTTTTTACCTAATTTTTTCAAATCGAGTCCTTAAAGAAATTTCTGAATCTAGTTTAACGGCTTGGCTTTACATAGTAGGTACATTTGTTTTTAGTATCGTTGGCTTAAGCTCTGGAGAAATAACATTATCTTTTGCCTGGCAAGGGTGGGTTTATGTAGCATGTTTAAGTATAATTTCCTCTGTCTTGGCTACTTTAGCTTTTTTCTCCGGATTAAAGCTTATTGGACCATCTTTAGCAGCAATTATTAGTGCTACGGAACCGCCTGTTACTGCTTTTTTGGCTTTTTTGGTTTTTGGAGAGGTGTTAACTGGTATTCAGCTTTTTGGTGCATTATTAATCATTTTCGCAGTTATCTTACCTCAAATCCGTGGAAGAAAGTGA
- a CDS encoding amidase domain-containing protein, producing the protein MKSYIFGPFTNSYNRQKAVEYALTYALSPNPQYQYISVDCSNFISQCLRAGSAPMVYGTSRPWWYNNMGTANTDDDRWSVSWAVAHSLYWCLKVRGKTNFWGLRGIEVSNLAELELGDIIQYEGEDGVIYHSAIVTDFTTENGSKVPLITQHTYDAANISYYKPAAKKMHFMKIVVAV; encoded by the coding sequence GTGAAATCTTATATTTTTGGGCCTTTTACCAATAGTTACAACCGTCAAAAAGCTGTAGAATACGCACTTACCTATGCTTTATCTCCTAACCCCCAATATCAGTATATTTCTGTAGACTGTTCTAATTTTATATCTCAATGTTTAAGAGCAGGCAGTGCACCTATGGTTTATGGAACCTCCCGCCCCTGGTGGTATAACAATATGGGCACAGCCAATACAGATGACGATCGTTGGTCTGTATCCTGGGCTGTAGCTCATTCTTTGTACTGGTGTCTTAAGGTTCGCGGAAAAACAAATTTTTGGGGTTTACGAGGCATCGAAGTCTCAAATTTAGCAGAATTAGAGTTAGGAGATATTATTCAGTATGAAGGTGAAGACGGAGTAATCTACCATTCTGCCATTGTAACTGATTTTACAACGGAAAATGGAAGCAAAGTTCCTCTGATAACTCAACATACTTACGATGCAGCCAATATTTCTTATTATAAACCTGCAGCCAAAAAAATGCACTTTATGAAAATTGTTGTTGCTGTATAG
- a CDS encoding RluA family pseudouridine synthase, which yields MVKEFDGEVKLMIPGISYVVKAEDKDLTIAEIILKRLQISHSLLVKLKQQQKITVNGNQVFTNYLVKPGEIVQIDLNLIEENQISAENIPLDIVYSDDDFLVINKPAGMPVHPSRRHQSATLANAVAYYWQQQNKHLLFRPISRLDKDTSGLILIGQNQFAHQGLAKQLSQKQVLRAYVALVEGNIKTEAGTINFPIGRKEGSSIERTVLLDSNSDRGQTAVTHYRVLQQFKGYTLLALQLETGRTHQIRVHLSYLGHPLCGDTLYGGSSTLIGRQALHADKLSFLHPRFKQKLNFSIPLPTDMIKAINLLG from the coding sequence TTGGTTAAAGAATTTGACGGCGAGGTAAAATTGATGATACCTGGAATTAGTTATGTGGTTAAAGCTGAAGACAAAGATTTGACTATTGCAGAAATTATTCTAAAGCGCTTGCAAATTTCCCATTCTTTACTTGTAAAATTAAAACAACAGCAAAAAATAACTGTTAACGGTAACCAGGTTTTTACTAATTATTTAGTTAAGCCTGGAGAAATAGTCCAGATAGATTTAAACTTAATTGAAGAAAATCAAATTTCTGCGGAAAACATACCCTTAGATATTGTCTATTCAGACGATGACTTTCTAGTTATTAATAAACCGGCGGGAATGCCCGTTCATCCATCTCGCCGGCATCAATCTGCCACCTTGGCTAATGCTGTTGCTTACTACTGGCAGCAACAAAACAAGCATCTGCTTTTTCGTCCCATTAGCCGTTTAGATAAAGATACTTCAGGACTAATTTTAATTGGACAAAATCAATTTGCCCATCAGGGGCTAGCTAAACAACTTTCCCAAAAACAGGTTTTAAGAGCATATGTTGCCTTGGTTGAAGGTAACATTAAAACTGAAGCTGGGACAATTAATTTCCCTATTGGACGAAAGGAAGGCAGTTCTATTGAAAGGACAGTGCTTCTAGATAGCAATTCAGACCGGGGACAGACTGCTGTTACTCACTATCGTGTTTTACAGCAATTTAAAGGATACACTCTACTTGCTTTACAATTGGAAACTGGCCGCACCCATCAAATAAGGGTACATTTAAGTTACTTGGGCCACCCCTTATGCGGGGATACCTTGTACGGAGGCTCCTCCACTTTAATAGGCAGGCAAGCACTCCATGCAGATAAACTATCTTTTCTACATCCACGCTTTAAGCAGAAATTAAATTTTAGCATTCCTTTGCCTACAGATATGATAAAGGCCATTAATTTGCTTGGCTAA
- a CDS encoding serine/threonine protein kinase, whose product MLENISKELSYVRVTTLRKGDPVLVESHPSNWRCVGVGNSAAVFQLKNAPHLSIKVYADKYASIAQDEAAIYQQLGDSPFFPHFYGYGENYICIEYRPGCNINDCLVQGIYIPEQVIYDVDEAIAYARSRNLNPTDIHSKNILVHEGRGFLIDVSDYGQTEECKRWDNLKQAYYNYYIKLYRPGFTVPSWVLEIIRKWYKANEAKDNLEDFAETIVRLFFK is encoded by the coding sequence ATGCTAGAAAACATTAGTAAAGAGCTGTCTTATGTTCGGGTAACTACCCTTAGAAAAGGCGACCCTGTTTTAGTAGAAAGCCATCCCTCTAATTGGCGTTGTGTTGGTGTTGGTAATTCGGCTGCAGTTTTTCAGCTAAAAAATGCACCTCATTTGTCAATAAAAGTTTATGCAGATAAGTATGCTTCTATTGCCCAGGATGAAGCAGCTATTTATCAGCAACTAGGTGATTCTCCTTTCTTTCCCCACTTCTATGGATACGGGGAAAATTATATTTGTATTGAGTATCGCCCTGGATGCAATATTAATGATTGCTTAGTCCAAGGTATTTATATACCAGAACAAGTTATTTATGATGTGGATGAAGCTATTGCCTATGCTCGCAGTCGAAACCTGAATCCAACGGATATTCATTCTAAAAATATTTTGGTTCATGAAGGACGAGGGTTTTTAATCGATGTTTCAGATTATGGCCAGACCGAAGAATGTAAGCGCTGGGACAACCTTAAGCAAGCTTATTATAACTACTACATAAAACTTTATCGGCCTGGATTTACGGTACCATCCTGGGTTTTAGAAATTATCCGCAAATGGTATAAAGCAAATGAAGCTAAAGACAACTTAGAGGATTTCGCCGAAACAATTGTTAGGCTCTTTTTTAAGTAG
- the purD gene encoding phosphoribosylamine--glycine ligase — MKILVVGSGGREHALVWKLAQSPRAEKIYCAPGNGGIAKLAECIPIKAEDIDGLLSFALQEKIDLTVVGPEASLVRGIADLFQANGLKIFAPTQKAAEIEGSKSLAKILMTKYHLPTADYATFEEVGEAKDFIRKLGAPCVVKADGLAAGKGVIVAATIEEALESVENMMCGQAFGEAGAKVLVEEYLQGEEVSVLAFTDGKVVRPMVWSQDHKRVYDGDQGPNTGGMGAYSPPKTYSDELNRQILETVLQPIIDGLANEGRFYQGVIYAGLMLTKDGPKVLEFNARFGDPETQPVLMRLETDLIDIIEAILNERLEEIEITWKKEASVCVVLASGGYPGNYDKGMVITGLDQAEKLGDIQIFHAGTALQNGKYVTNGGRVLGVAALGKDVKTALDKAYEAVKFIDFEGMHYRKDIGYRAL, encoded by the coding sequence TTGAAGATATTAGTTGTGGGCAGCGGAGGCAGAGAACATGCTTTAGTCTGGAAGCTTGCCCAAAGCCCTAGGGCAGAAAAAATATATTGCGCTCCCGGTAATGGAGGCATTGCCAAACTGGCAGAATGTATACCCATTAAAGCAGAAGATATAGACGGCTTGCTTTCCTTTGCCCTCCAAGAAAAAATCGATCTAACTGTAGTAGGGCCGGAAGCTAGCTTGGTACGTGGTATCGCAGATTTATTTCAAGCCAATGGTTTAAAAATTTTTGCTCCTACCCAAAAAGCTGCTGAAATTGAAGGCAGCAAAAGCTTAGCTAAGATTTTAATGACTAAGTATCACCTGCCTACAGCAGACTATGCTACTTTTGAGGAGGTAGGGGAAGCTAAAGATTTTATCAGGAAGCTGGGCGCACCATGTGTTGTCAAAGCCGATGGACTGGCTGCCGGTAAGGGTGTAATCGTAGCAGCTACTATAGAGGAAGCTTTAGAATCTGTTGAGAATATGATGTGTGGACAAGCTTTTGGTGAGGCAGGTGCCAAAGTATTAGTTGAAGAATACTTACAGGGCGAAGAAGTAAGTGTTTTAGCTTTTACCGATGGAAAAGTTGTACGGCCTATGGTTTGGTCTCAAGACCATAAGAGAGTATATGATGGCGATCAAGGGCCAAACACGGGAGGAATGGGTGCTTATTCGCCGCCTAAAACATATAGTGATGAATTGAATCGGCAAATTCTTGAAACGGTGCTGCAACCCATTATAGATGGCTTAGCTAATGAAGGACGTTTTTACCAAGGTGTAATTTACGCAGGATTAATGCTGACCAAAGATGGGCCAAAGGTTTTGGAATTTAACGCCCGCTTTGGGGACCCGGAAACTCAGCCTGTCTTAATGCGCTTAGAAACAGATTTAATAGATATAATTGAAGCTATTTTAAATGAACGCCTAGAGGAAATAGAAATTACATGGAAAAAAGAAGCCAGCGTTTGTGTTGTTTTAGCCTCAGGAGGTTATCCAGGTAATTATGACAAAGGTATGGTAATTACAGGTTTAGACCAAGCAGAGAAACTAGGGGATATTCAAATTTTTCACGCTGGAACGGCATTGCAAAATGGCAAATATGTAACTAATGGCGGCAGAGTGTTAGGTGTGGCTGCTTTAGGCAAAGATGTAAAAACCGCTCTTGATAAAGCTTATGAGGCAGTGAAATTTATTGATTTTGAGGGTATGCACTATCGAAAAGATATTGGTTATAGAGCACTTTAA
- the purH gene encoding bifunctional phosphoribosylaminoimidazolecarboxamide formyltransferase/IMP cyclohydrolase: MKKRALLSVSDKTGIVQLAKELVALGFEVLSTGGTAKTLKENNVPVTPVSEATGFPEILEGRVKSLHPKIHGGILAKRIPEHFAQLEENSIIPIDVVAVNLYPFKQTISKPNVTIDEAIENIDIGGPSMVRSAAKNHAYVTVVVNPSRYADIIAQLKANGDTTAEFRRELAYEAFTHTAQYDLLISNYLRELLDKEKFTPEFTLNGEKIQDLRYGENPHQKAAFYRTENTGIAAAEKLQGKELSFNNIMDLEAAWNIVQEFTEPACVIIKHTNPCGVAIADTLADAYVKAYEADPVSAFGGIVGLNREVDAKTAAELVKIFLEAVAAPSFSKDALEILSQKQNVRLMTVPTAQPEKLTVDIKKVSGGFLVQEKDTQLNQGDWKWVTEQKAADNLTKDLDFAWKIVKHVKSNAIVIAKDGVTTGVGPGQTNRVGAAKIALETSGEKAKGAVLASDAFFPFHDTIDLAAEYGVKAIVQPGGSLKDEESIAACNKHGIAMAFTGMRHFKH; encoded by the coding sequence GTGAAAAAAAGAGCTTTACTTAGCGTTTCAGATAAAACCGGCATCGTACAATTAGCAAAAGAATTAGTTGCTTTAGGATTTGAAGTACTTTCTACAGGTGGCACAGCCAAAACATTAAAGGAAAACAATGTTCCTGTTACTCCCGTCAGCGAGGCAACAGGTTTTCCGGAAATTTTAGAAGGCAGGGTTAAATCTCTGCATCCTAAAATTCACGGAGGCATTTTAGCAAAACGTATTCCTGAACATTTTGCTCAACTAGAAGAAAACTCAATTATCCCAATTGACGTAGTTGCTGTTAATCTTTACCCTTTTAAACAAACTATTTCCAAACCTAATGTTACAATTGATGAAGCCATTGAAAACATCGACATTGGCGGTCCATCTATGGTGAGAAGTGCTGCTAAGAATCATGCTTATGTTACAGTCGTAGTTAATCCGAGCCGTTATGCTGACATTATTGCTCAGTTAAAAGCTAATGGTGACACTACTGCCGAATTCCGTCGGGAACTTGCTTATGAAGCTTTTACCCATACAGCTCAATATGACTTGTTAATTAGTAATTACCTGAGAGAATTACTTGATAAAGAAAAATTTACTCCTGAATTTACCTTAAATGGTGAAAAAATCCAAGATTTGCGTTACGGGGAAAATCCTCATCAAAAAGCTGCTTTTTATCGTACAGAAAATACTGGTATAGCTGCAGCTGAAAAACTTCAGGGTAAAGAATTATCTTTTAACAATATTATGGATCTAGAAGCTGCTTGGAATATTGTCCAAGAATTTACTGAACCGGCTTGCGTCATTATTAAACATACCAACCCTTGTGGTGTAGCTATTGCTGATACTTTGGCTGATGCTTATGTTAAAGCATATGAAGCAGACCCAGTTTCTGCTTTTGGTGGTATCGTTGGTTTAAATAGAGAAGTAGATGCTAAAACAGCAGCGGAATTGGTAAAAATATTTTTGGAAGCAGTAGCGGCACCTAGCTTCAGCAAAGATGCTTTAGAAATTTTAAGCCAAAAACAAAATGTGCGTTTAATGACTGTTCCTACTGCTCAGCCAGAAAAGCTAACAGTAGATATTAAAAAAGTTAGCGGAGGATTTTTAGTTCAAGAAAAGGATACCCAACTGAATCAGGGAGATTGGAAATGGGTAACTGAACAAAAAGCTGCTGATAACTTAACCAAAGATTTGGATTTTGCTTGGAAAATTGTTAAACACGTTAAATCTAATGCCATAGTTATTGCTAAAGATGGTGTAACAACAGGTGTTGGGCCAGGCCAAACCAATCGGGTTGGGGCAGCAAAAATAGCTTTAGAAACATCTGGCGAAAAAGCCAAAGGGGCTGTCCTTGCTTCCGATGCCTTCTTTCCTTTCCACGATACAATTGATTTAGCTGCTGAGTATGGAGTTAAAGCAATTGTGCAGCCAGGTGGTTCATTAAAGGATGAAGAATCTATTGCAGCCTGCAATAAGCATGGAATTGCCATGGCCTTTACAGGAATGAGACATTTTAAACACTAA
- the purN gene encoding phosphoribosylglycinamide formyltransferase: MLKVGILVSGRGSNMVALLEAAKKREIDAEIALVLSDNQTAPALKKAQKYGVKAEYVSPENYASREEYDLALVEKLKAYGVELVVLAGYMRLVTPQFLAAFPNKVVNIHPALLPAFPGLHVQAKAVEYGVKYSGCTVHFVDAGMDSGPIIAQAVVPVEDDDNEDTLAERILQEEHRLFPQVVGLIAQGKVTIVGRKVKIIS, translated from the coding sequence ATGTTAAAAGTAGGTATTCTAGTGTCAGGACGAGGCTCCAATATGGTAGCATTGCTGGAAGCTGCTAAAAAAAGAGAAATTGATGCGGAAATAGCGCTGGTTTTAAGCGATAACCAGACTGCTCCCGCTTTAAAAAAAGCCCAAAAATATGGCGTGAAAGCGGAATATGTTTCTCCGGAAAATTATGCCAGCAGAGAAGAATATGATTTGGCCTTGGTAGAAAAATTAAAAGCCTATGGAGTTGAGTTAGTAGTTTTAGCAGGTTACATGCGCTTAGTTACGCCACAATTTTTAGCAGCTTTTCCCAACAAAGTGGTTAATATTCACCCGGCACTCTTACCAGCTTTTCCTGGCTTACATGTCCAAGCCAAAGCAGTGGAGTATGGAGTTAAGTATTCTGGCTGTACTGTACATTTTGTGGATGCTGGGATGGACAGCGGTCCTATTATTGCTCAAGCTGTTGTACCTGTAGAAGATGATGATAACGAAGATACTTTGGCAGAACGTATTTTACAAGAAGAACATCGGCTGTTTCCTCAGGTAGTAGGCTTAATTGCTCAAGGAAAAGTAACTATTGTCGGGAGAAAAGTTAAAATTATCAGTTAA
- the purM gene encoding phosphoribosylformylglycinamidine cyclo-ligase, whose translation MEEQKPITYKDAGVDISEGNRAVGLMKRHVQKTWRQEVLGDLGSFGGFFALNKDQYQEPVLVSGTDGVGTKLRIAFLLDKHDTIGIDAVAMCVNDILVQGAEPLFFLDYLAVGKLVPEKVAQIVQGIAEGCCQAGCALIGGETAEMPGFYAQDDYDVAGFAVGIVDKGKVIDGKNIAPGDKIIGIASTGLHSNGYSLARKVLLDVGKIPLTKNVQELGQTLGEELLTPTKIYVKTVLELLQSFTIKGMAHITGGGLTENIPRILPAQVNAQINLGSWPVLPIFQLIKKLGSVSEAEMFRTFNMGIGMALVVSAAEEKAVLDYLQKLGEKAYSIGEIVNGSGVVEYKC comes from the coding sequence ATGGAAGAACAAAAACCAATTACCTATAAAGATGCTGGCGTAGATATTTCAGAAGGCAATCGAGCTGTAGGTTTAATGAAAAGGCACGTCCAAAAAACTTGGCGCCAGGAAGTCCTGGGGGATTTAGGGAGCTTTGGAGGATTTTTTGCCTTAAATAAAGATCAATATCAAGAACCTGTTTTAGTTTCTGGTACCGATGGAGTAGGAACTAAGCTGCGAATTGCTTTTCTGCTGGACAAGCACGATACTATTGGCATAGATGCTGTGGCTATGTGTGTTAATGATATTTTGGTCCAGGGAGCTGAACCTCTGTTTTTCTTAGATTATTTAGCAGTTGGCAAGCTTGTGCCGGAAAAAGTAGCCCAAATTGTCCAAGGTATTGCTGAAGGCTGCTGTCAAGCTGGCTGTGCTTTAATTGGGGGGGAAACTGCCGAAATGCCCGGCTTCTATGCTCAAGATGATTATGACGTGGCTGGTTTCGCCGTAGGTATCGTAGATAAAGGTAAAGTGATTGACGGGAAAAATATTGCCCCCGGCGATAAAATTATTGGGATTGCTTCAACAGGTCTTCACTCCAATGGCTACTCCTTAGCTAGGAAAGTTTTGTTAGATGTTGGGAAAATTCCTTTAACGAAAAATGTGCAAGAGCTAGGACAAACTTTAGGTGAAGAACTGCTGACCCCAACCAAAATTTACGTAAAAACTGTCTTAGAGCTTTTGCAGTCTTTTACAATTAAAGGTATGGCTCATATTACTGGAGGGGGTTTAACGGAGAATATTCCCCGTATACTTCCTGCCCAAGTCAACGCTCAAATCAATTTAGGAAGCTGGCCTGTGCTGCCTATTTTTCAACTGATTAAAAAACTAGGAAGTGTATCAGAAGCTGAAATGTTCCGTACCTTTAATATGGGTATTGGAATGGCATTGGTAGTTTCGGCTGCAGAAGAAAAAGCTGTTTTAGACTATCTACAAAAATTAGGGGAAAAGGCCTACTCTATCGGAGAGATTGTAAATGGAAGTGGAGTTGTGGAGTACAAATGTTAA
- the purF gene encoding amidophosphoribosyltransferase has protein sequence MNQFLDDKLHEECGVFGIYGPKLDVATLTYYGLYALQHRGQESAGIAVSDGKLINLHKNMGLVAEVFNEDNLNKLKGYIAIGHVRYSTTGAPSLVNAQPLSFRYLRGMVALAHNGNLTNANDLRYSLGTTGSVFQSTSDTEVMINLIARYGQNPIEEALMKCMIDIKGAYSMLVMTEDKLIGVRDSYGVRPLCLGKLGDSYCLASESCALDTVGATFMRDVEPGEIIVIDANGLKSIKTMAAPHRNLCVFELVYLARPDSVIDGEAVNIARREMGKQLAREKLLDADIVMSVPDSGTAAAVGYAEESGLPYKEGLMKNRYIGRTFIQPSQKMRDIGVRLKLNPIGHVLKDQRVVLVDDSLVRGTTSKKIIQMMRNAGAKEVHLLISSPPIIYPCYYGIDTSARAELIAAQKELEEIKKYIGADTLHYLSLDGMLSATKSARENFCVACFNGDYKIEISKNIEGKYALERGMA, from the coding sequence ATGAACCAATTTTTAGATGATAAGCTACACGAAGAATGTGGTGTCTTTGGTATTTACGGACCTAAATTAGATGTGGCTACTTTGACCTACTATGGGCTTTATGCGTTGCAGCACCGTGGACAAGAAAGTGCCGGCATAGCTGTATCCGATGGAAAGCTAATTAATTTGCATAAAAATATGGGTTTAGTGGCAGAAGTTTTTAATGAAGATAACTTAAATAAACTTAAGGGCTATATTGCTATTGGTCATGTACGCTACTCCACAACTGGAGCACCTTCTTTAGTTAATGCTCAACCATTATCTTTCCGCTATTTAAGAGGAATGGTTGCTCTTGCTCATAACGGCAATTTAACTAACGCAAACGATTTACGATACTCCTTAGGTACTACCGGTTCCGTTTTTCAATCTACCTCCGATACAGAGGTGATGATTAATTTAATCGCCCGTTATGGGCAAAATCCTATTGAAGAAGCATTAATGAAATGTATGATTGATATTAAAGGTGCTTATTCCATGCTAGTTATGACTGAAGATAAGTTAATTGGAGTGCGGGATTCCTATGGGGTAAGACCTTTATGCCTCGGAAAATTAGGGGATTCCTACTGCCTGGCTTCTGAGTCTTGCGCTTTAGATACAGTAGGTGCTACATTTATGCGTGATGTAGAGCCGGGAGAAATTATTGTCATCGATGCAAATGGTTTAAAATCCATTAAAACCATGGCTGCACCACATCGCAACTTATGTGTTTTTGAGTTAGTTTACTTAGCTCGTCCAGATAGTGTTATTGATGGAGAAGCTGTTAATATTGCCCGGCGAGAAATGGGCAAGCAGTTAGCTAGGGAAAAACTACTGGATGCAGATATAGTCATGTCCGTTCCTGATTCAGGAACGGCAGCTGCAGTAGGCTATGCAGAGGAATCGGGACTTCCCTATAAAGAGGGTTTGATGAAAAACCGCTATATTGGACGGACTTTTATTCAACCTTCCCAAAAAATGAGGGATATTGGGGTTAGACTAAAGCTCAATCCAATTGGCCATGTGTTAAAAGATCAAAGAGTTGTCTTAGTTGATGATTCCTTAGTTCGGGGCACAACCTCAAAAAAAATCATTCAAATGATGCGCAACGCAGGGGCCAAAGAAGTACATTTACTCATTAGTTCACCACCTATTATTTATCCCTGCTACTATGGCATCGATACTTCAGCGCGGGCTGAGCTTATTGCTGCTCAGAAAGAATTAGAGGAAATTAAGAAATATATTGGAGCAGATACACTTCATTATTTGAGTTTAGATGGGATGCTTTCAGCTACCAAGAGTGCTAGGGAAAATTTCTGTGTTGCTTGCTTTAATGGTGACTACAAAATTGAAATCTCCAAAAATATTGAAGGCAAATATGCCCTGGAAAGAGGGATGGCCTAA
- a CDS encoding phosphoribosylaminoimidazolesuccinocarboxamide synthase codes for MVNKLEQLYEGKAKKVFKTDNPDLYWVEYKDDATAFDGKKKGTIQGKSYFNNQISAIFFKYLEEKGITTHFVELLSDTEMLVKAVEIIQVEVIVRNIAAGSLAKRLGLAEGTPLIKPVIEFCYKSDELGDPMINDYHIATLDLAAEEEIAQIKKMAWDVNIFLKERLTQCNLSLIDFKLEFGRYQGQVILADEISPDTCRFWDTETNEKLDKDRFRRDLGRVEEAYAEVLRRLQS; via the coding sequence ATGGTTAACAAATTAGAACAACTATATGAAGGTAAAGCTAAAAAAGTTTTTAAGACAGACAACCCTGATTTATATTGGGTAGAATATAAAGATGATGCAACAGCTTTTGACGGTAAAAAGAAAGGAACAATTCAAGGCAAAAGCTATTTTAACAATCAAATTTCCGCTATTTTCTTTAAGTATTTAGAAGAAAAAGGAATTACAACTCATTTCGTAGAACTGCTTAGCGATACGGAAATGCTCGTCAAAGCAGTAGAGATTATTCAAGTGGAAGTTATTGTACGCAACATTGCAGCAGGAAGTTTAGCAAAACGTTTAGGTTTGGCAGAAGGTACACCTTTAATTAAGCCAGTTATAGAGTTCTGCTATAAATCTGATGAACTAGGGGATCCAATGATTAATGATTACCACATTGCCACATTAGATTTAGCCGCAGAAGAAGAAATTGCTCAGATTAAAAAAATGGCTTGGGATGTAAATATCTTTTTAAAAGAAAGACTCACTCAATGCAATTTAAGTCTAATTGACTTTAAATTAGAATTTGGACGCTATCAAGGACAAGTTATCTTGGCAGACGAAATTTCACCGGATACCTGCCGCTTCTGGGATACAGAAACAAACGAAAAACTAGACAAAGATCGTTTCCGTAGAGATTTAGGCAGAGTTGAAGAAGCCTATGCAGAAGTTTTAAGAAGATTGCAAAGCTAA